The sequence tatctgacaaggggttaatctccaaaatatataaacaactcatacaacccaacaataaaaaaacagataatccaatctaaaaatgggcagaggatatgaacagacatttttccaaagaagatatacagaaggccaacagacacatgaaaagatgtaaaacatcactaattattagggatattcaaatcaaaactacaatgagagatcaccttatacctgtcacaacaactataattcccaagacaaaaagtacgaaatgttggagaggataaggagaaaagggtaccctcacacactgctggtgggaatgcaaactgatgcagccactagggacaacactatggagagttctcaaaaaattaaaaatagaaatagcataccttccagttatcccactactgggtatttatccaaagaaattgaaatcaacaattcaaagagatttatgcagccctgtgttcactgcagcattattcacaatagccaagacatggaagcaacccaagcgccctgctacagatgaatggatcaagaagaggtggtatgtattatatacaatggaatactactcagccagaaaaaaaagacaagatcatcgtgtttgcaacaacctggatggaccttgagggtaggatgttaaatgaaataagccagacaaaatcaaacatgcatgatttcactcatacgcagaagataaacatatacagggataaagagaacaaatcagtggttaccagaggggatgggggctgggcattgagtgaaagagttaaaggggcacatatgcatggtgatggataatagttagactactggtggtgagcatgatgcagtctataaagaaattcacaaataataatgaacacccgaaattacacaatgttaaaaccctttataatttcaataaaataattaaaaaagaaaaaaaataattcattcttttttatggttgaatagtattccaccatggggatataccacactttgtgtatctgttaaccagtagatggacattttgtttgttttccatttttgtctagaataaataggttgttatcaacatgtgtgtacaagtctgtgtatagacatatgagtttatttcccttgcatggattcctaggagaggaatggctggatagacgtatgtaattattaaagacgcatccaagctatttttcaccagcactctatgagagtttcagtgacttgacatcttcaacaacacttgctatagtcagtctttttaattttagccattctcaagtgtggtagaatctcatgatgactgtcacttatatttccccaatgactcatgttgtgaaggagaaggcaagccacacacagactgggagaaaacatctgcaaaacatatccctagaaaaggacgtgtacttataatatataaagagctcttacaacccaatggtaagaagacaatcaacacgtcatggcttaccaggagacagcagatcaggcctgtgatgagcaccaggaagcccgccagcagatgaggatgagggcccagaaggagaggtctggggagacaagtggtggggtgagccacctcctgtcatcgccccagggctcctgctgaccccactgtgcctcaaccgtccttgacaagggttggccaactttcctcatcatccaagaccctgtgcgcatagttctcttcgatgaggcacagcatcaagatactcgccccctaccgtgggcctGGGTTTTCTGCAGGTTTACcatgcttctcagtcaaggtgtcatttctgttgggagaatattctggaagtgaatgaaatggagaatgcatgtgagtgtgtttcactctttttaataaaactttttagacacagaaaaataaagggaacagtctcataaacatccatcatctagatttaacaatgcatattccatccaattaaaacaatatttcatcaatgtataaattattaacacttgccgcccttgattcatcccatgttttcaatgaaatattaaagtcaagtagacatcatcatgtttcaccccattttactttccatctctaaaaagtgagcacactttgctacaaaattcaaggccattatcacagaacaaaagtgtaataaattaaactaaattaatacctctgggcacagaggactgaatttgggttgGACTATCTTATGATggctggggggagaatgggtcatcacagttggcaagcctatgtgatctctctaaattcgtaaattcccactcaaaattgttcttccgtgcctagaaacacatcatccccttctcctttatctatttgcttaatattcattttctaggattaacctacaatgtaatttcctgcaggaagtcttctctggttaccccctaaaaatatgagtttgttcagatcaaataattgataagtttcaattctctattcttgttattgccagcaacaacataaactccaggagggagtgggcatggggggaggggtgcaggtccccctacttgtgcctctacccagacaacctcttagaggtgtgctgtctgatatgcagcagcaacaagtctctttttgaattaaaattaattttagttaaataaaataaaaattctaacctcagtaacattaaaaatcagtaacaataaagaccagtcacaataccatctttcgagcactcaacagccacatgcagctatgcactggacagcacagatacagaacattccaccactgcagaaagttctagtgcattggtgctcatctagagcgggacttggcaaactatagcctgtggatcagaaaccacatccacccccaaacctgtaagtctgcttcacacacagctggaggccctcattgaccatcgggcccagtggctctcagtgcagagataaggaaacaaaagtccggagaggggaggtgactagcttgaggtcactgaGCTGTTTAGGAGAAGTTGagggcctcccatactacactggtgtgcttttctctctctcaatggtggctaaagactgggggactatgccacctcctgccagcctgaggaagttcagtgttctctcagccccaggcctacagagtccctagaaaggcctcactttcttccccaatgaccagggagccttaccatccacAAGGACATTCTTtccgtccagggtcaagttctgcagctgggtacccttctggtcagccgcaggaattcctcatagatggcaactctatccagtctctgtgccaaggcggctgggtacacagtgagtccactgcagtgtggttaccatgggggaccgacctggaaggacacaagggatgaacaagggtgtctggaattctaccctgattctagattctctgcttctgggtcctgtccaagagaactttctgcaataatgtcaacatttgcctgcactaccaaatacactcattgttagccccatgttgttatcaagcacttaaaatgtggctagtgtgtgtgagtgaggaactgaatttctcatgtaatttcatttaaagtaattaattgataaataaataaccacagggagaacatttttgaaactttggagtaaggacgtcttcaaatgcataaaaacaatgagaacactggtaaaaatggtcgaaatcaacttttcagaagtctagaaattaatcaaaggcttgcaagaatctgaggagggtttagtgaagaaacatggtggaatcttgataaagggagcaaactttgtggcattataacttgcactattcccatcctgctctcacaatatcctccataactttgaaaaccgtcagtctcagaaccatggtggctgagacaacccgcagcacagcagccataatgggtgtggagctctgaaaagacccctccccacccaactgcaactagctgacctgcctggcagctccccgaaaacgccccatgttcagggcttgttgttactagactcagagcttgcccagggaggaaagtctgtccccagggcacttgctaaaaacaatcagggctaattgttttctattgtagttgcctgagggagtgataccagctgaggcaggcaagaggtgagccaacaacttagaagaaaaattgggggaatgagatgtccacagggggctttgaaaatctcCAGGGTATTTCCGGGCAtccagaaggccacaagggctcaggcctgtggcacgcccaggaaagacttgagaacatcttaatctctcacctctagttgaagggttgggttaatatctgaaaacttgattatgtaatacaccatattaatagaataacggccaataccacgcaatctcgaccacatatacagaaaagaatttcacaaaatacagtgcccttcatgcctaaaaaagaaaacactcaacaaattaggaatagaaaaaactttctcaacctataaacagcatcgatgaaaaacccacggctaacaccatattcaatggtgaaagactgaaaatttccccctaagaccagggacaagacattgatgtcttccctcatctcacaTGTTAATCACAGgcaccagaggctctgatgagggcaattaggcaagaaaaaggaataaaagaaacccagattggaagggaagacgtaaaactatttgttttgcagatgagaagatattgtatctagaaaaacctaaaaaataccacccccccacacacaatatgtgcatCGTATCCCAATACgtgtataataaatttaaattgccccatctggttagtggctccaatattggagagcacagttagaccgctaatatttgttgaacctttccagaagaggaggaggaggaggatgctggaggttggtggccccaaatgttaatgcttttctcaacccccgaaaatctatggaaggagatggtaggattagctgacagggatgtggggcagaatggccaccatgtcagtgacttccagatcaaggatgtgtcacaggagctcagagccatcagccacctgctcagccaatgcttccaatctcctcaacccacatcaagtcggtgaccaggcaggagtgaaaTATGTCTcatagctggctgcctctgtagagcttggtgacctagaacaaacgcaagggagagtgggtgagatggaggtctcctggagacgcagggggccactggagccagtgaaagatcacagaccttggggcaagggagacctgacttcaaatcctggctctgcccctaactcactgtgtgaccttaggcacaaaaATCCCCTTTCTGagattcagtttacccatgtgagaaatggggaaggcagctaggacatcacctctggacactgagagaacccaggcacacagggaaagtgaagggttgaaacaatcacgtaacagatgtaagtccgacggaggaatgagggtgccctcagggcaaggagagacgggacaggggagaccccacctggtcctgggtgtccctcagcagggcggtgtactccgaggatgtgggctccgggttgctgaggttccagctgatgatgtggaaatgtagctggtgctctctctggatggataaactctgggctgcagagcctggagccactgagaggaaaagcagacaggtggagactctccactcccagcacagaggcatggaggcccacggggtcaggatggtaggtgcagacggtgtccacactgctggcttccccatccttttcaggcctggggagagagggatgtggggactctagagagaggtcctgaaacctctggggtgggggccagaacaggaaggaggaaatgggaggacaggggggagactgagagaggggtggtcacaaaagtggtcattaggggcaaatactcagaggagggtctcacctgagggagaccagtctgcaactcaaggagaagaggcccaggctgctcttcttgaacaaggatccagctggggaggaaggaggaggaggaggagcaggagggacagggagtgggggaggggctgggtgggatttaacccaacaggagctgctggaaccagggtctccccaggctctgcaggaccctctcagtggagttgaacgtggctgagccattgctcctgtctgatgaatactggagggtggagatggggaaggtgactgtgagggacttcaggttgtgccccaaagctgcaagacgagagggagagcgatggccagcactgagagctggcctgagaccacaccagagtcctgcactcattatcatctgtcgtcttctctcccagtgtcaccaccacccacccgtgtggtcacccaggtcagaaccagcacatctgctcagctcctcctccctcccagtaacaccaattccagttgcgcaccggtcctcacatacactccctctccatccctgtcccagctcaggtcttaacttccttcacccggaccaacaccccagcaggctcactggatgctctgtctaaaggatgttctacatggactactagaagaatctttctgaaatgaatacctcactagggccaccactgctctagtaccacccatggctccctatggccttcagtgtttagttcaaccttcttgacctggcactcaaggctctactcaatctggctcctgctgacctttcagtctcattttatccatgtactgcgggttaaactccatgcttcacgcaacccaaattcatttcaattctccccatagggcatgttgtttctggccggagcctttgatcatggaatcctctctgccaggaaaacccttcatcctctagttgccagggtccctcctacttattcttaaagactccattctggtgaaactttctctagcaagctcttcccctccaaattatgccaggcgcctctccccgaaacctcccacattgtactataatggtgtgttaatttcacaagactcggggctctctgagggctggcctgagaCTGAACCgtcggtataatctttgtgatcagcatgattgccctaaaaccagaatttcacaccctggcttcgcagctcctggatcacaactggctggtggaggagtggggctggagagcttctcttgggaaggaaaaggggcccccagatacctgtggtggcttctggtggcacaggtgatgatgaagtatgcagggacgtggtggctggctcgggagctgtggcgagggctgtcatcagggagggacagagtgggaggagcccccaggctcacccgggctccagcagtggctgtgccaggaccaccattcacaggtgaagcataaatgagagtgaggggacgggtgactgtgtgagtagagggatgagcaagcctgtggatgagaggagcccaagagagagagataggtgaacaagagagactgaactcggaggagaggcagatggacgggcagaaaactggacagacggatgggacacctggaaaaggaggaccaagggcagggcttcaggagaattaaagtgaaaaccacgtggggtcagaatgtggtggagaacacgtctgtgtctaaggctttctcaccctgggctgggactctccaccagaacccgggagggagagaagggatgaattagggcccttccaggtgcttccctcaccaaggacagcgggtgaaggagaacaagtgctccccaaccccaaatgcggacgggacccaggacgtcagggccaggaatactcactggtggtagtcggggctgcggctccataggtgtaatctgtggagagaaggcgagaggagctgagcaagagctggggtgaacataaaggattaagggagagggtggatgtagggagctttgtggggaaagcagaggggaagtggggagtggtgttcaggggggaggcaacgaggtggaaggtggctggacccagtgatcacacagtgatgagaagactgatcccagaccaggagcatagagagatggatcatagctcactttagagcaacggaggcaacacagaactctgactgggagagagagtgtggctgtagcacagcccctcaccactgacgtagaggctgtccccgtccagggtgagggagcccaggtgggtgacgccctgggtctcatggctcagctcacaGTAGAGTCGCTCTCCGTCCAGCCTGGGAccagcgggggtcagagtggaaggtgcagatgatgtccaccccagtggctgccccacccttctcaagcctgggggagggagaacctggggacatggaatactgagcaggggtccttctgggtgtggaaagcgagagaggggaagggaggaggctgagggagaggctgaaggggctgctctgatgtctggagaggctctcctcggtgtctcccatgtgagacaaccccctcacaaataaggcctgacttcctttaggatgtggaggggggcctgtgagtgacaaagatgggtgaacacacagacctgggtgagggggcgcctgcaggtctgcacggacagcagcgaggagcacagtcactgccctgtgccatctgacacatccaggcaagaaagtaccgttacgttctctcggttctcCACTCcgaggtcttttctttctacttctttcctactccacagccatcacccaggcctagggaacaatcatcttattcctaatcttattcccagcacctcccatcttgcctattaagtctacattcttaaccatgaagtccatttgaaccaacgtgcttagaccaaacgctaatcacatcattcttctactcgcatctctccagagtcttcccactggtcttagaacagaatcccaagtcacccctgatctggtcctgcctgtcccccctcgccggcgtggctcacacccctccccctgtgttgactcggctcagccatccctcttctcagttcatggacacaccaggctctctgcttcaaggggtgtcctcatgcgggtccctctgtctgaaacgctctcttgaacacactcccacaccctcactccagtctaaccctccagacgcggataagacccctggggacaaaatcacacggaggacggtgacggagactctgaggaggggccggcggcgcccggagccgggaggaacagaagcctcgggcgccctgacgaacagcccgggggacaCGGGGCTCGGGGGGACAgagggacgccgggccgtgacggggctgcccgcggcccaggcccctccctggaccgcgaccggagaCGGGACCGCCCGCAACTCACCGCGcctcgccccttcggccgaagggccacgggaatgcggtccgcgccgagaagactggacacaccgcgcagacctcccgctccatccacggcgccgcccgcgcttccgcttccggtctcgggtgggcgttctgggaggagggaagttcggggaggacggacgtttgggggctccgggttgaggcggcgtgaggggcggggcagggcggggccgcgcaccccagcctcgggggaggtgtctagtttctagagttaatgtgaggccgggcctcgggctgggtcagcaccagggacagggaccaggtctaggggcggggctgtgggtggaaaccagttaaagaggcggggctgtgggcgggaccaggctgtgggcggagcccgggacctggcggggagagacggaaagagccgaactgtggccgcGAAatcggagagagacgaacccgaaccgctgagccgaggagcggctgaagataatgtcagttttatttcatcctttccaataaatcattccttttgtatcatttcctgccaatattgcatTAAGCAGGGCCTCCAGTGTGTGTTTCGTAGTAGCAATGATAATGAacgttcttctcttatccttgattTCAACACTGCACCATAAAGTTTGACTCTGTAAATACTCTTTATGAGATTGacagagttcccttctattcctgattttgtaagagttgtttttgttgttgctgtttattttttaatacacgaatggtgttgaatttaattaaatgtccTTTTCTGCAGTTATCGAggttattatttctcccttttcagggACTAGAGTACTGAATTACATGGCATGACCCAAGCTTAGTCATGATAtggccttcttataaaatatatctgGATTTGGAatgctgatttgatttttatttaggatACATGAACTTAATTCAAGAAGGAGAGTGGCCTGTTATAATAGTCAATTACTAAATTGACTAAGGAAGCATTTCAACTCTGCAGTTCTCATCCAGAATATTTCCTCGGATGAATAACGGACATAACAGAGAGGTAGAGAAAGTCTCtgtaaggcatatactcacctgtctcattggaaatctcattctctgggcagggagtgcagtgaaaacaacagaaagcctctctctcctgagggctcttcctaaATCCAGGACTACAATTCTCCCTGCATAAGGAGCATGAAGTCTGGAGATAATCAGATACctgttggtaacagctgtgacttttaactaattttctaataactagaatgttttagattattgggcatttaacaaatatatatatatattttttcattttctgaggaagattcaccctgagctaacatctgttgccaatcttcctgtattttgtttgtggattgcttcactcctttccatggctgcataatattccaatatatagctatgtcacattttgattattcattcatccattgatagacatctAGGCTCTgtttaccttttggctattgggaatagtgcttctgtga is a genomic window of Diceros bicornis minor isolate mBicDic1 unplaced genomic scaffold, mDicBic1.mat.cur scaffold_55_ctg1, whole genome shotgun sequence containing:
- the LOC131403197 gene encoding mucin-16-like, translating into MGKPAVWTPSAPTILTPWASMPLCWEWRVSTCLLFLSVAPGSAAQSLSIQREHQLHFHIISWNLSNPEPTSSEYTALLRDTQDQVTKLYRGSQL